One window of the Methanocaldococcus vulcanius M7 genome contains the following:
- a CDS encoding bacteriohemerythrin, with protein sequence MERKEIIKWSKDFETGIKAFDDEHKFLVKTLNDIYNLLNEGKRDEAKELLKRRVVNYAAKHFKHEEEIMEKYGYPDLERHKKIHEIFVKTVIEKLLPKIEEGSEEDFRSALSFLVGWLTMHIAKPDKKYGEWFKEKGISIEDEAVEID encoded by the coding sequence ATGGAGAGGAAGGAGATAATAAAATGGAGTAAAGATTTTGAGACGGGGATTAAAGCATTTGATGATGAACATAAATTTCTTGTTAAAACACTCAACGATATTTACAACCTACTAAACGAAGGAAAAAGAGACGAGGCAAAAGAACTTTTAAAAAGAAGAGTTGTTAATTATGCTGCAAAACATTTTAAGCATGAAGAAGAAATAATGGAAAAATACGGCTATCCTGATTTAGAGAGACATAAAAAAATTCATGAGATCTTTGTAAAAACAGTTATTGAAAAACTGCTTCCAAAGATAGAAGAAGGTTCAGAGGAGGATTTTAGAAGTGCTTTATCATTCTTAGTCGGATGGCTTACCATGCACATAGCAAAGCCAGACAAAAAGTATGGAGAATGGTTTAAAGAAAAAGGGATAAGTATCGAGGATGAGGCCGTTGAAATTGACTAA
- a CDS encoding FprA family A-type flavoprotein, translating to MKADAVKIADGVYWVGVLDWDIRMYHGYTLKGTTYNAYLVFGDEKVALIDNTYPGTSAQMWGRIKDAFEKEGRDFKIDVIVQNHVEKDHSGALPEIHKKFPEAPIYCTEVAVEGLKKHYPSLKDAPFKVVHTGDTVDLGGKTFTFLEAPLLHWPDSMFTFYNEGGILFSNDAFGQHLCFPAHKRFDTDIPEYVLMDANKKFYANLITPLSKLVLKKFKEVIELGLLEKIKMIAPSHGQIWTDPMKAITSYQDFATGKAAKDKAVIVYDTMHYSTQKMAHAFAEGLMSEGIDVVMYFLHYDERSEIVKDILDAKAVLFGIPTIYDEPYPSIGDIIYYLRGLKFNRTGFKRLAVTFGSMGGEGGAVAKIAEDLANCGFEVINQYELYYVPTEDELTNCYNMGKELAKKIKEMKIE from the coding sequence ATGAAAGCAGATGCAGTAAAAATAGCCGATGGTGTATATTGGGTGGGGGTCTTAGATTGGGATATAAGAATGTATCACGGATATACATTAAAAGGAACTACATACAACGCTTACTTGGTCTTTGGAGATGAAAAAGTTGCTTTAATAGACAACACATATCCAGGAACATCCGCTCAAATGTGGGGAAGAATAAAAGACGCTTTTGAAAAAGAAGGAAGGGACTTTAAAATTGATGTAATCGTTCAAAACCACGTTGAAAAAGATCACTCTGGAGCTTTACCTGAAATACACAAAAAATTCCCAGAAGCACCAATATACTGCACTGAGGTAGCAGTTGAAGGACTTAAAAAGCACTACCCATCATTAAAAGACGCTCCGTTTAAAGTTGTTCACACTGGAGATACCGTTGACTTAGGAGGTAAAACCTTTACATTCTTAGAAGCTCCTCTATTGCACTGGCCAGACAGTATGTTCACCTTCTACAACGAAGGAGGAATTTTATTCTCAAACGATGCATTTGGGCAACATCTCTGCTTCCCAGCACACAAGAGATTTGATACAGATATTCCAGAGTATGTTTTAATGGACGCTAACAAAAAATTCTACGCAAACTTAATAACTCCACTCTCAAAACTCGTCTTGAAAAAATTCAAAGAAGTTATAGAACTTGGATTATTGGAAAAGATCAAAATGATCGCTCCATCTCACGGGCAAATATGGACAGACCCAATGAAAGCAATAACATCCTATCAGGACTTTGCTACTGGTAAAGCAGCTAAGGATAAAGCAGTTATCGTTTACGATACAATGCACTACTCAACACAAAAGATGGCTCATGCATTTGCAGAGGGTTTAATGAGTGAGGGAATCGATGTTGTGATGTATTTCTTACACTACGATGAGAGAAGTGAGATTGTTAAAGACATTTTAGATGCTAAGGCAGTTCTCTTCGGAATTCCAACGATCTACGATGAGCCATATCCATCCATTGGAGATATTATCTACTACCTAAGAGGATTAAAGTTTAACAGAACTGGATTTAAGAGATTAGCAGTTACATTTGGTTCAATGGGAGGAGAAGGAGGAGCTGTGGCTAAAATTGCTGAGGACTTAGCAAACTGCGGATTTGAAGTTATAAACCAGTATGAACTCTACTACGTTCCAACAGAGGATGAATTAACAAACTGCTACAACATGGGTAAAGAATTAGCCAAAAAAATTAAAGAAATGAAAATAGAATAA
- a CDS encoding 4Fe-4S binding protein yields MDKLQTFRKISQTIFFIRALILGNLNILAFVLNFVVGKGAYYMLRYIGVILAILFGRVFCGWICPFGYLFELSYRLRVRYSKLKKLPTLDEKIHSKLIYLKYISLLVVILIFSLGIKVNHTLTIAVIVLTIFIILSFIYPRFFCRYFCPVGALLSIFSYFSIFRLKLDEEKCVKCRLCEFKCPMQIKITEKIDQKECIRCFECKSACRKNAITYTPIFKK; encoded by the coding sequence ATGGACAAACTGCAAACATTTAGAAAAATATCTCAAACAATCTTTTTTATAAGAGCGTTAATATTGGGCAATTTGAATATACTTGCATTCGTGTTAAATTTTGTAGTTGGCAAAGGAGCTTACTACATGCTAAGATATATAGGGGTGATCTTGGCCATTTTATTTGGAAGGGTCTTTTGTGGATGGATCTGTCCATTCGGATATTTATTTGAACTTTCTTATCGCTTAAGAGTCAGATATTCCAAATTAAAAAAACTTCCAACATTAGATGAAAAGATACATTCTAAACTTATATATCTCAAATATATCTCTCTATTAGTGGTTATCTTAATATTCTCACTTGGAATAAAAGTAAATCATACATTAACTATTGCAGTTATAGTTTTAACTATATTTATAATTTTAAGCTTCATATACCCAAGATTCTTTTGTAGATACTTCTGTCCAGTGGGGGCACTTTTAAGTATATTCTCTTACTTTTCCATATTTAGATTAAAACTTGATGAAGAGAAATGTGTTAAGTGTAGGTTGTGTGAGTTTAAGTGCCCAATGCAAATAAAAATAACTGAAAAAATCGACCAAAAAGAATGCATAAGATGCTTCGAATGTAAAAGTGCTTGTAGAAAAAATGCAATAACTTATACCCCAATCTTCAAAAAATAA
- a CDS encoding 4Fe-4S binding protein, whose amino-acid sequence MDKIQVLRKISQIFFFIYFIFLTSFCLCFFGLIEKFILKGSLGDLAIKLAIFIILTLLFGRVFCGWMCPLGFLFELSYKLRLKISKKRKLPTINEKIHNKLLYFKYVVLVLSLILTYYLSTYAFCQICPIGFLTNLYGTVISLMILITFLIISFFDPMAFCRYFCPLGAFLSIFSIKPLFQLKTNEKCVKCRLCEFKCPMQIKITEKIDQKECIRCFECKSACRKNAISFKIPLK is encoded by the coding sequence ATGGATAAAATACAGGTACTAAGAAAAATATCACAAATCTTCTTTTTTATATATTTTATATTTCTGACAAGTTTTTGCTTATGTTTCTTTGGGTTAATAGAAAAATTTATATTAAAAGGAAGCTTAGGAGACCTTGCCATTAAATTGGCAATATTTATAATTCTCACACTTCTATTTGGAAGGGTCTTTTGTGGATGGATGTGTCCTCTCGGATTTTTATTTGAATTATCTTACAAATTACGCCTGAAAATATCTAAAAAACGTAAACTTCCAACTATAAATGAAAAGATCCATAATAAATTACTCTATTTTAAGTACGTTGTTTTAGTGCTTTCTCTAATTTTAACCTATTACCTTTCCACCTATGCATTCTGTCAAATTTGTCCAATAGGATTTTTAACCAATCTCTATGGGACAGTAATATCTTTAATGATATTAATAACTTTTTTAATAATATCTTTCTTTGATCCTATGGCATTTTGTAGATATTTTTGCCCTTTAGGAGCTTTTTTGAGCATATTTTCAATAAAACCTCTATTTCAATTAAAAACTAACGAAAAATGTGTTAAGTGTAGGTTGTGTGAGTTTAAGTGCCCAATGCAAATAAAAATAACTGAAAAAATCGACCAAAAAGAATGCATAAGATGCTTCGAATGTAAAAGTGCTTGTAGAAAAAATGCAATTTCTTTCAAGATTCCTTTAAAATAA
- a CDS encoding DUF2202 domain-containing protein: protein MKKLIAITLATLILTSVLLSGCTSQNTTSNTNTITTETGKGNFKGTLVNSNGNINDTLMLEYIKSMPKQPLSEQEKEGLIEMREEEKLARDVYLTLYEKWKLPIFKNIAESEETHTTAIKYLLEKYNIPDPVKNDSVGAFSNPKFEELYKKLVEEGNKSVVDALIVGATIEDLDIADLQKWINETDNEDIKFVYENLMKGSRNHMRAFVRMLNRYGANYTPKYISKEEFEQIINSNTERGMNQQ from the coding sequence ATGAAAAAACTAATTGCAATAACATTGGCAACGTTGATCCTAACATCTGTCCTATTATCCGGATGCACAAGTCAAAATACTACATCAAATACAAATACAATAACAACTGAAACAGGAAAAGGAAATTTTAAAGGAACCTTAGTCAACTCCAATGGGAATATAAATGACACACTAATGCTTGAATATATAAAATCAATGCCAAAACAGCCATTAAGCGAACAAGAAAAAGAAGGATTAATAGAAATGAGAGAAGAAGAAAAATTAGCAAGAGATGTTTACTTAACTTTATATGAAAAGTGGAAACTTCCTATCTTTAAAAATATTGCTGAAAGTGAAGAAACTCACACAACCGCTATAAAATATCTCTTAGAAAAATATAACATCCCAGATCCTGTAAAAAATGATAGTGTAGGAGCGTTTTCAAATCCAAAATTCGAAGAACTTTATAAAAAACTCGTTGAAGAAGGAAACAAATCAGTAGTTGATGCTCTAATTGTGGGGGCTACAATAGAGGACTTAGATATTGCCGATCTTCAAAAATGGATAAACGAAACTGACAATGAAGATATAAAATTTGTCTATGAAAATCTTATGAAAGGTTCAAGAAACCATATGAGAGCATTCGTAAGAATGTTAAATAGATACGGAGCAAACTACACGCCAAAATATATAAGTAAAGAAGAATTCGAACAAATAATAAACAGCAATACAGAAAGAGGAATGAATCAACAATAA
- a CDS encoding cell wall-binding repeat-containing protein: MRKLLLLFLMAVAFLVGSVSATDVVLVSDNAADQCTALEVADALNATVFTTTWGIYNESLVSEIENLNPEKVIIIGGPLAVVENYTIALENAGITVERIGGTNRYETNANATLTFQNQFKHMFGDNATACVCYGFDDIALNETMQKVRNRSCLLLLTNGTNLSVEPQKLQLRINKVEIIENPICPFCNYSKVMMQLKRHGINISVEQISEERVKLMLQNRIRLMERKIEMLKKMGVNTTELEEKLKEAEQLMEQNKLQEAYRIMIQLQEEQMVKVKTHLHPNWGEMRRGSPHQNLNSSENPVGKMGENGHHQRINTTTARINQ, from the coding sequence ATGAGAAAACTGCTATTATTATTTCTAATGGCAGTTGCATTTTTAGTGGGATCTGTATCTGCAACAGACGTGGTTTTAGTAAGTGATAATGCAGCAGATCAATGCACAGCGTTGGAAGTGGCAGATGCTCTAAATGCAACAGTTTTCACAACAACCTGGGGAATATATAACGAAAGTTTAGTAAGTGAGATCGAAAACCTAAATCCAGAGAAGGTTATAATAATTGGAGGGCCATTAGCGGTGGTTGAAAACTACACAATTGCATTAGAAAACGCAGGAATAACAGTGGAGAGAATAGGAGGAACCAACAGGTATGAAACAAACGCTAATGCAACACTAACCTTCCAAAATCAGTTCAAACACATGTTTGGAGATAACGCAACAGCATGCGTATGTTATGGATTCGATGATATCGCATTAAACGAGACAATGCAAAAAGTCAGAAATAGAAGTTGTTTACTCCTACTTACAAATGGAACCAATTTAAGTGTAGAACCGCAAAAACTACAACTGAGAATAAACAAAGTTGAGATCATAGAAAATCCAATCTGTCCATTCTGTAATTATTCAAAAGTTATGATGCAGTTAAAGAGACATGGAATAAACATATCAGTTGAACAGATCTCAGAAGAAAGAGTCAAATTAATGCTCCAAAATAGGATAAGATTAATGGAAAGAAAAATTGAGATGTTAAAGAAAATGGGTGTTAATACGACAGAATTAGAAGAAAAACTAAAAGAAGCAGAACAATTAATGGAGCAGAACAAACTTCAAGAAGCATATAGAATAATGATCCAGCTCCAAGAAGAACAGATGGTAAAAGTTAAAACACACTTGCATCCAAACTGGGGAGAAATGAGAAGAGGAAGTCCTCACCAAAATCTCAACTCCTCAGAAAACCCAGTTGGTAAGATGGGAGAAAATGGCCATCATCAAAGAATAAATACAACTACGGCAAGAATAAACCAATAA
- a CDS encoding DUF166 domain-containing protein, whose amino-acid sequence MKAVFIYHKDNQRMEKFYKHLINEPSFCRICEDCNNCRGNWSFKDKVKNIVIDNVYEEFVDDPYQYLPDLPEGDVCIAQLHEDLLYELPLILKEKNYKALIVPSETPHDLSLALRRDLNKFCEKFNIEFENPKPFCSLEKKDEKPFIKQFIEYFKIGKPELEVIVRDNKVEDVKVKISSPCGETFYIAKRLIGKNLKDIKEEIANAHHNYPCLASMEMDKELGDTILHKAGYIAIKSVEDGIKKT is encoded by the coding sequence ATGAAAGCAGTGTTTATCTACCATAAAGACAATCAAAGGATGGAAAAATTCTATAAACATTTAATTAATGAGCCAAGTTTCTGTAGGATCTGTGAGGACTGTAATAATTGTAGGGGAAATTGGAGTTTTAAGGATAAAGTAAAAAATATCGTTATAGATAACGTCTATGAGGAGTTCGTTGATGACCCTTATCAGTATCTACCAGATCTGCCTGAAGGAGATGTATGCATTGCCCAACTTCATGAAGATCTTTTATATGAACTACCTCTTATTTTAAAAGAAAAAAATTATAAGGCACTTATTGTCCCCTCAGAAACGCCACACGACTTATCATTAGCACTAAGAAGAGATCTAAACAAGTTCTGTGAAAAATTTAATATAGAATTTGAAAATCCAAAACCATTCTGCTCCCTTGAGAAAAAAGATGAAAAACCATTTATAAAACAGTTTATTGAATATTTTAAGATAGGAAAACCAGAACTCGAAGTAATTGTAAGGGATAACAAAGTTGAAGATGTTAAGGTTAAAATATCCTCCCCATGTGGAGAAACATTTTATATTGCTAAAAGATTAATAGGAAAGAACTTAAAAGATATTAAAGAAGAGATTGCAAATGCTCATCATAATTATCCATGCTTAGCAAGTATGGAAATGGATAAAGAGTTGGGAGATACAATACTACATAAAGCAGGATATATTGCCATTAAATCAGTTGAAGACGGGATAAAAAAGACCTAA